The stretch of DNA TAAATATTGATAGTTAAATGCAATGATCGTTTACAAAGTGAACGCCTAAGTCGCAGTAACGGCTCTAACCACCAGTGATTAGGGTGTTTTTTCTTGGTGTCTTTGCAAAGCGAATGGATTCTTTAATGCAAATCGTTCAGTTGGGTGCTAGCGACTACGTAACGACTCCGTGGAAGAACGGCGGCGGCAAGACCACGCAGTTAGCGATCGAGCCGCCAGGTGTGACTCTGGTTGAGCCTTTTCTCTGGCGCATGAGCAAGGCATATGTAAATGCGTCTGGTCCTTTTTCCGCATTTCCAGGATACGAGCGCCACATCATCCAGCTGACTGGTGGCCGCATGCGTCTTGATCACGGAGTCCACGGGACAGCGGATCTCGCGATTGAGGTGCCCCACGTCTTCAGCGGCGATTGGCCGACTTACGGTAGTCTCCATGGCGACTCCGCTAGCGACCTTAATCTCATGGTGCGTCGTGACGACGCCAAGGGACACACTGAAGTGT from Deltaproteobacteria bacterium encodes:
- a CDS encoding HutD family protein; amino-acid sequence: MDSLMQIVQLGASDYVTTPWKNGGGKTTQLAIEPPGVTLVEPFLWRMSKAYVNASGPFSAFPGYERHIIQLTGGRMRLDHGVHGTADLAIEVPHVFSGDWPTYGSLHGDSASDLNLMVRRDDAKGHTEVCRLRPSETLTKDVASAASILVVLSGSMLATARSSFTLGPDDCLIMRRAPSGKVGEGAAVKLGRIVLSAVESVTCVWTDIAFTK